From Mus musculus strain C57BL/6J chromosome 17, GRCm38.p6 C57BL/6J, the proteins below share one genomic window:
- the Dll1 gene encoding delta-like protein 1 isoform X1, which translates to MGRRSALALAVVSALLCQVWSSGVFELKLQEFVNKKGLLGNRNCCRGGSGPPCACRTFFRVCLKHYQASVSPEPPCTYGSAVTPVLGVDSFSLPDGAGIDPAFSNPIRFPFGFTWPGTFSLIIEALHTDSPDDLATENPERLISRLTTQRHLTVGEEWSQDLHSSGRTDLRYSYRFVCDEHYYGEGCSVFCRPRDDAFGHFTCGDRGEKMCDPGWKGQYCTDPICLPGCDDQHGYCDKPGECKCRVGWQGRYCDECIRYPGCLHGTCQQPWQCNCQEGWGGLFCNQDLNYCTHHKPCRNGATCTNTGQGSYTCSCRPGYTGANCELEVDECAPSPCKNGASCTDLEDSFSCTCPPGFYGKVCELSAMTCADGPCFNGGRCSDNPDGGYTCHCPLGFSGFNCEKKMDLCGSSPCSNGAKCVDLGNSYLCRCQAGFSGRYCEDNVDDCASSPCANGGTCRDSVNDFSCTCPPGYTGKNCSAPVSRCEHAPCHNGATCHQRGQRYMCECAQGYGGPNCQFLLPEPPPGPMVVDLSERHMESQGGPFPWVAVCAGVVLVLLLLLGCAAVVVCVRLKLQKHQPPPEPCGGETETMNNLANCQREKDVSVSIIGATQIKNTNKKADFHGDHGAEKSSFKVRYPTVDYNLVRDLKGDEATVRDTHSKRDTKCQSQSSAGEEKIAPTLRGGEIPDRKRPESVYSTSKDTKYQSVYVLSAEKDECVIATEVSVRPSCRGRE; encoded by the exons ATGGGCCGTCGGAGCGCGCTAGCCCTTGCCGTGGTCTCTGCCCTGCTGTGCCAG GTCTGGAGCTCCGGCGTATTTGAGCTGAAGCTGCAGGAGTTCGTCAACAAGAAGGGGCTGCTGGGGAACCGCAACTGCTGCCGCGGGGGCTCTGGCCCGCCTTGCGCCTGCAGGACCTTCTTTCGCGTATGCCTCAAGCACTACCAGGCCAGCGTGTCACCGGAGCCACCCTGCACCTACGGCAGTGCTGTCACGCCAGTGCTGGGTGTCGACTCCTTCAGCCTGCCTGATGGCGCAGGCATCGACCCCGCCTTCAGCAACCCCATCCGATTCCCCTTCGGCTTCACCTGGCCA GGTACCTTCTCTCTGATCATTGAAGCCCTCCATACAGACTCTCCCGATGACCTCGCAACAG AAAACCCAGAAAGACTCATCAGCCGCCTGACCACACAGAGGCACCTCACTGTGGGAGAAGAATGGTCTCAGGACCTTCACAGTAGCGGCCGCACAGACCTCCGGTACTCTTACCGGTTTGTGTGTGACGAGCACTACTACGGAGAAGGTTGCTCTGTGTTCTGCCGACCTCGGGATGACGCCTTTGGCCACTTCACCTGCGGGGACAGAGGGGAGAAGATGTGCGACCCTGGCTGGAAAGGCCAGTACTGCACTGACC cAATCTGTCTGCCAGGGTGTGATGACCAACATGGATACTGTGACAAACCAGGGGAGTGCAA GTGCAGAGTTGGCTGGCAGGGCCGCTACTGCGATGAGTGCATCCGATACCCAGGTTGTCTCCATGGCACCTGCCAGCAACCCTGGCAGTGTAACTGCCAGGAAGGCTGGGGGGGCCTTTTCTGCAACCAAG ACCTGAACTACTGTACTCACCATAAGCCGTGCAGGAATGGAGCCACCTGCACCAACACGGGCCAGGGGAGCTACACATGTTCCTGCCGACCTGGGTATACAGGTGCCAACTGTGAGCTGGAAGTAGATGAGTGTGCTCCTAGCCCCTGCAAGAACGGAGCGAGCTGCACG GACCTTGAGGACAGCTTCTCTTGCACCTGCCCTCCCGGCTTCTATGGCAAGGTCTGTGAGCTGAGCGCCATGACCTGTGCAGATGGCCCTTGCTTCAATGGAGGACGATGTTCAGATAACCCTGACGGAGGCTACACCTGCCATTGCCCCTTGggcttctctggcttcaactgtgAGAAGAAGATGGATCTCTGCGGCTCTTCCCCTTGTTCTAACG GTGCCAAGTGTGTGGACCTCGGCAACTCTTACCTGTGCCGGTGCCAGGCTGGCTTCTCCGGGAGGTACTGCGAGGACAATGTGGATGACTGTGCCTCCTCCCCGTGTGCAAATGGGGGCACCTGCCGGGACAGTGTGAACGACTTCTCCTGTACCTGCCCACCTGGCTACACGGGCAAGAACTGCAGCGCCCCTGTCAGCAGGTGTGAGCATGCACCCTGCCATAATGGGGCCACCTGCCACCAGAGGGGCCAGCGCTACATGTGTGAGTGCGCCCAGGGCTATGGCGGCCCCAACTGCCAGTTTCTGCTCCCTGAGCCACCACCAGGGCCCATGGTGGTGGACCTCAGTGAGAGGCATATGGAGAGCCAGGGCGGGCCCTTCCCCTGGGTGGCCGTGTGTGCCGGGGTGGTGCttgtcctcctgctgctgctgggctGTGCTGCTGTGGTGGTCTGCGTCCGGCTGAAGCTACAGAAACACCAGCCTCCACCTGAACCCTGTGGGGGAGAGACAGAAACCATGAACAACCTAGCCAATTGCCAGCGCGAGAAGGACGTTTCTGTTAGCATCATTGGGGCTACCCAGATCAAGAACACCAACAAGAAGGCGGACTTTCACGGGGACCATGGAGCCGAGAAGAGCAGCTTTAAGGTCCGATACCCCACTGTGGACTATAACCTCGTTCGAGACCTCAAGGGAGATGAAGCCACGGTCAGGGATACACACAGCAAACGTGACACCAAGTGCCAGTCACAGAGCTCTGCAGGAGAAGAGAAGATCGCCCCAACACTTAGGGG TGGGGAGATTCCTGACAGAAAAAGGCCAGAGTCTGTCTACTCTACTTCAAAGGACACCAAGTACCAGTCGGTGTATGTTCTGTCTGCAGAAAAGGATGAGTGTGTTATAGCGACTGAGGTCAGTGTGCGGCCCTCTTGTCGTGGACGGGAGTGA
- the Dll1 gene encoding delta-like protein 1 precursor produces MGRRSALALAVVSALLCQVWSSGVFELKLQEFVNKKGLLGNRNCCRGGSGPPCACRTFFRVCLKHYQASVSPEPPCTYGSAVTPVLGVDSFSLPDGAGIDPAFSNPIRFPFGFTWPGTFSLIIEALHTDSPDDLATENPERLISRLTTQRHLTVGEEWSQDLHSSGRTDLRYSYRFVCDEHYYGEGCSVFCRPRDDAFGHFTCGDRGEKMCDPGWKGQYCTDPICLPGCDDQHGYCDKPGECKCRVGWQGRYCDECIRYPGCLHGTCQQPWQCNCQEGWGGLFCNQDLNYCTHHKPCRNGATCTNTGQGSYTCSCRPGYTGANCELEVDECAPSPCKNGASCTDLEDSFSCTCPPGFYGKVCELSAMTCADGPCFNGGRCSDNPDGGYTCHCPLGFSGFNCEKKMDLCGSSPCSNGAKCVDLGNSYLCRCQAGFSGRYCEDNVDDCASSPCANGGTCRDSVNDFSCTCPPGYTGKNCSAPVSRCEHAPCHNGATCHQRGQRYMCECAQGYGGPNCQFLLPEPPPGPMVVDLSERHMESQGGPFPWVAVCAGVVLVLLLLLGCAAVVVCVRLKLQKHQPPPEPCGGETETMNNLANCQREKDVSVSIIGATQIKNTNKKADFHGDHGAEKSSFKVRYPTVDYNLVRDLKGDEATVRDTHSKRDTKCQSQSSAGEEKIAPTLRGGEIPDRKRPESVYSTSKDTKYQSVYVLSAEKDECVIATEV; encoded by the exons ATGGGCCGTCGGAGCGCGCTAGCCCTTGCCGTGGTCTCTGCCCTGCTGTGCCAG GTCTGGAGCTCCGGCGTATTTGAGCTGAAGCTGCAGGAGTTCGTCAACAAGAAGGGGCTGCTGGGGAACCGCAACTGCTGCCGCGGGGGCTCTGGCCCGCCTTGCGCCTGCAGGACCTTCTTTCGCGTATGCCTCAAGCACTACCAGGCCAGCGTGTCACCGGAGCCACCCTGCACCTACGGCAGTGCTGTCACGCCAGTGCTGGGTGTCGACTCCTTCAGCCTGCCTGATGGCGCAGGCATCGACCCCGCCTTCAGCAACCCCATCCGATTCCCCTTCGGCTTCACCTGGCCA GGTACCTTCTCTCTGATCATTGAAGCCCTCCATACAGACTCTCCCGATGACCTCGCAACAG AAAACCCAGAAAGACTCATCAGCCGCCTGACCACACAGAGGCACCTCACTGTGGGAGAAGAATGGTCTCAGGACCTTCACAGTAGCGGCCGCACAGACCTCCGGTACTCTTACCGGTTTGTGTGTGACGAGCACTACTACGGAGAAGGTTGCTCTGTGTTCTGCCGACCTCGGGATGACGCCTTTGGCCACTTCACCTGCGGGGACAGAGGGGAGAAGATGTGCGACCCTGGCTGGAAAGGCCAGTACTGCACTGACC cAATCTGTCTGCCAGGGTGTGATGACCAACATGGATACTGTGACAAACCAGGGGAGTGCAA GTGCAGAGTTGGCTGGCAGGGCCGCTACTGCGATGAGTGCATCCGATACCCAGGTTGTCTCCATGGCACCTGCCAGCAACCCTGGCAGTGTAACTGCCAGGAAGGCTGGGGGGGCCTTTTCTGCAACCAAG ACCTGAACTACTGTACTCACCATAAGCCGTGCAGGAATGGAGCCACCTGCACCAACACGGGCCAGGGGAGCTACACATGTTCCTGCCGACCTGGGTATACAGGTGCCAACTGTGAGCTGGAAGTAGATGAGTGTGCTCCTAGCCCCTGCAAGAACGGAGCGAGCTGCACG GACCTTGAGGACAGCTTCTCTTGCACCTGCCCTCCCGGCTTCTATGGCAAGGTCTGTGAGCTGAGCGCCATGACCTGTGCAGATGGCCCTTGCTTCAATGGAGGACGATGTTCAGATAACCCTGACGGAGGCTACACCTGCCATTGCCCCTTGggcttctctggcttcaactgtgAGAAGAAGATGGATCTCTGCGGCTCTTCCCCTTGTTCTAACG GTGCCAAGTGTGTGGACCTCGGCAACTCTTACCTGTGCCGGTGCCAGGCTGGCTTCTCCGGGAGGTACTGCGAGGACAATGTGGATGACTGTGCCTCCTCCCCGTGTGCAAATGGGGGCACCTGCCGGGACAGTGTGAACGACTTCTCCTGTACCTGCCCACCTGGCTACACGGGCAAGAACTGCAGCGCCCCTGTCAGCAGGTGTGAGCATGCACCCTGCCATAATGGGGCCACCTGCCACCAGAGGGGCCAGCGCTACATGTGTGAGTGCGCCCAGGGCTATGGCGGCCCCAACTGCCAGTTTCTGCTCCCTGAGCCACCACCAGGGCCCATGGTGGTGGACCTCAGTGAGAGGCATATGGAGAGCCAGGGCGGGCCCTTCCCCTGGGTGGCCGTGTGTGCCGGGGTGGTGCttgtcctcctgctgctgctgggctGTGCTGCTGTGGTGGTCTGCGTCCGGCTGAAGCTACAGAAACACCAGCCTCCACCTGAACCCTGTGGGGGAGAGACAGAAACCATGAACAACCTAGCCAATTGCCAGCGCGAGAAGGACGTTTCTGTTAGCATCATTGGGGCTACCCAGATCAAGAACACCAACAAGAAGGCGGACTTTCACGGGGACCATGGAGCCGAGAAGAGCAGCTTTAAGGTCCGATACCCCACTGTGGACTATAACCTCGTTCGAGACCTCAAGGGAGATGAAGCCACGGTCAGGGATACACACAGCAAACGTGACACCAAGTGCCAGTCACAGAGCTCTGCAGGAGAAGAGAAGATCGCCCCAACACTTAGGGG TGGGGAGATTCCTGACAGAAAAAGGCCAGAGTCTGTCTACTCTACTTCAAAGGACACCAAGTACCAGTCGGTGTATGTTCTGTCTGCAGAAAAGGATGAGTGTGTTATAGCGACTGAG GTGTAA